The region CTGAGCATTAGCTATTCAGCTCTGGTTACACCAGCTGCTTCAGCTCCATATGGCTGGCTGGGGGAAGTCAAAAGCCACAAACTTGaagcttctttcttttctttgtagcCCAGCAAGTAGCTGAGCAGCCTGGGAGCTGAGCTCCTGCATATCTGAAGTGCAAGGCCAGCCTTGTTCCCCTCCCATCCTAGGGTAGACATCTCTTGGCCAGTGCTGTTAAGGGTGCTGTTAAGGGTGCTAGATTCAAATGTCATGGAAGCTGGGATAACATTGGTGCCTCTGGATTCTTGGGAATGGATTGGGGAGGAAATTGGAGGATGACACTAGGCAGACATTGCATCTGAGGTTTGGGCGCTGGGGGAGATGTGCCACATGGTTACTGAAATATTGAAATGGTAGGAATTTGAATTTGTAGTGAGACAGAACCACCAACTGCTGTATCTCTGCATCATTAATTGGATAGCTGTTGCCTCTTTTACTGTCTTCAGAACGGATTCTTTTCGATTCGTGAAAGTTTTATCTTTTTGTACAAAAATTAGAACCGACGCTGGTGTGTCATAAGTGCAGCTGTTATGTGGTTGGACTTAGCCTTTGTGggtttctgtttttcttgttttaatttatcaccatttaaaattttaacaacCAAGTAAAGAGTTGTACAGAAAAGTGGTACGATCCATCTAATATAACAATAAGGAAAACTAATTCAGCAGAATGAATATTAAGGAAgttacactcaagtccacaaaatCAATGGCTCCAAGACTTCATAAAATGGAACTAATTCCAAGAAATGGTATGCAGGATAATATACACCTAACATAATATGGAACACCAAAAACTAAATATATAGAGCAAAATCACAAGAGTTATACCTAAACCCTCACAACTTGTTTCACTGCAAGAAAATCAGTGAGAtgagaaggttaaaaaaaacacatatttaacagATTTATGTGTAAatacacatttgcaaggataacTTAGGTAAAAGGTAGCACAAATCTGAAGCACTCCTGGTGTAAGCAATAGAAACTGGCAATGTCTCTTCTGAGTAAAAACCCAGAAAAGCCTTGtctttgtttttgaaaaacatttttaacaacTAGTTCTTATCTGGAGACAAAGCAACAGTGGCCAACGAAGTTGAAGCCAGTGCTTCTTCAGTATCCGAAGACTCTAAGATATATCAAGAGGTAAATTGTTCTGATCCAAGTTCTGCTGACCCTCTGCAGGTTTAGATGGAAGTTAGTAGATTTGAGGGAAAGCAGGAATAGTTTCCTTGGGCACACCAAGTATTCAACATATCTCCTGAGCATTTCCCTGGTAATAACAGAAAAAACCCTAGGGAAATTTAAAAAACACAAGTTACTACATCTAAAAGAGTTTTCAAATGCCTCAGCTTTCTGTCTTAAACCAACTATGTCCTTTGTTATGGTAGTTTGAGTCCTCCGCATGTTGTCCAAGTCCTTCTCTTGCCTATCTACCCATTCAGTcaagtgggtttttgttttgaCATGTAGTTCATCAGCATAAATAGACCCctttgtctctctcccccccccccccccccccccctccgcagccATTCCTTGGATGTACTTCAAATCCTCCTGCAGAGAAGAGGAGACCTTTCAAaattccactccctcccctgctttctgcaccccttgGGCCCTGTTGTGGTCCTAGGAGAGAGATGCACGGGGAAATCTGGCCTCGGATCAGCATAGCAAGGGAAGTCTGGGACACGTTAGATTCttagaaatacattttctttacTGGAATTTGAGACCTGGTATTGCACCATATGCTTTAATTTCCTCCCTTGCCCTTGGAATTCCCAGAAAATGCAAATGTTTTCTGTCCAACCCTTAAAGCATTGGAAGCAGATGCTGGGTGTGGGCCTCACTTGATTCACTGAGTCAAGGATGGCGGAGACTCCAGGCATAATCTTACTAGAAAGCTTAACTAGAGTACACATGCTTCTGCTCATTTCTGTTCTGCTTATGAATGCAGCATCCATGTTGCACTAACTCTGCTGTAAAAGTAAGGTCTTTTCTGCTTGCTTGTGTGGCATATGCCTACACATTTAGCTCAGCACATTCTGAACTGTGGTCCACAAAAGGATGGGAAGATTCAGATGGCTGTTTACCTTTTTACAGCATGTCATCAGTGGCTGAGTGTGCTTGGTGCACAACCTATGAACCCAAACTGAAGTCAAATTGAAAATAGAAATGTCGTGAGATACAGTGCCTTTCAAAGTAGATAGCAATGTATTTTAATGTTGAAAACAGCTCTCATAAATTGGTACACATTGAAGTATGATtatgtacagggtgaggcaaaaaggTGATCCTCTACAGCCTTTTGcatttctcagcaaccgctttgaatttcagtGAGAAATTGTACCTACTTATTGAATCATACTTATATATTATTACAATGAAACATTTAactatcttaagctatgttgatgttgctgacattttagcattactacctagagATTTTTACACATTCAAAATGTTCGacctaaaacacagtaaaataacatcatgcAAACGAGAAATTTAACAATGTTTCAGAATTTTGCAGGCAGGCTGACAAATTTTCTTCAGCAATGCTGAGCTTCCTGTTCTTGAGATGATAACACAGCCACTGTCACCTTTGCTATAAAATCTTGTTAACACAGTGTCTGGGTTCTCATTTTGTGTGCTACTGACACACCCATGATTTGTAAATTATcatatcaaattattcaaattcatatTGTCATTAACTGTAAGCTGGTACCCTGCTTTCTTTTTTCGAATGatagtagttttacagtgcaaacacttttgaaagcgcaaaaattgctgggtggtcacactaaaaagtctgtaacatCGCCTTGTTTAAAAATAATCTCATTCCATCAGGCACGTATacatagatagtaacaacaaataaagctgtaaaatttcacattgaaattccaagcagttgctgagaaaacagcaaaaaactctagagggttactttttctttttttgtctcaCCCTGTATGTGCAAGAAAACAGGGTAattgatctgcaaactccaaggtggaaaacagacaaagcagaaacgtatataaaaaattttaataaatatagaTCAGCTTGTTAACTATATTCTGatctatatttattaaaaattctTATATACGTATCTGCTTTGTTTTTCACCCTGTATGTGTCCAGAATTTAATTTCAGGTGCAAGCATATTTTTCCAACAGTCTTACACctgtgtttactaaggcgcgctatggGCGCTTTAGCATTTTAAGTGCGTGTAAATTGTTtatgtgtgctaaacgctaacacgcccatagaaatgtattagcgtttaacacgccttaaatttaAGGGCGCGTTAGAaaagctaacgcaccttagtaaatgtacCCCTTAGTGGGTTGGAGGATTTCATTATGGTAGTGGATTTGCCTGTAGTGCCCATGGAGGCCTGTACTGTGAGGCAGGAACTGTAacagtctatctctctctctctgtctctctagtGTGGATCTGCGGAGTACATGGCTCCAGAGGTTGTCGAGGCATTTAGCGAAGAAGCTACCATCTATGACAAGCGCTGTGACCTGTGGAGCCTGGGGGTCATCCAGTATATCATGTTGAGTGGTTACCCCCCATTTGTGGGGCACTGTGGCACTGACTGTGGCTGGGACCATGGTGAGGCATGCCACACATGTCAGGTAGATTTCTATTCTGGCATTCAAAGATAATTACGATGGTTGCCTGTTTGTAATGCTGATATTGCTTGCAACCAGAGAATATTAGCTAACAGCTGCAGATCAAAGTTTAAGTACATTTACCTATCCAGGCTTGTAAATTTTTGGTCCTTTGTACTGACAGTTCTTTAACTAGAAGTCTCTTAAAAATTTGAAACTGAGATGTTGAGGAAATGGATTAAAACTTCCAGCTTCTGATATTGAAGGCTTCCCAATATTTTGATCATACTAGGAGAACTGTTTTGACCTTTATATCTATGCTTATCTGTGTAGTTGCATAGAAGAACAGCATTAAAATTCACAATATCTGTATTTTAACCAGAAAGGGAGGGTTAGACTTTAACTTATTCAGTTGCTGCTATCTGTTAACTTTCTGATGTCTTCTCTCATGTTCCTTTGTAGAATATGCTGTTTGAGAGTATCCAGGAGGGGAAGTATGAATTTCCTGACAAGGACTGGGCTCATATTTCTTTTGGAGCCAAAGATTTGATTTCTAAACTCCTGGTGCGAGATGCCAAGAAGCGACTTAGCGCAGCAGAGGTGCTGCAGCACCCATGGGTACAAGGGGTAAGTATGCGCTAAAGGGTGCATGTGCTTAGATATGCAAACACTCAAGAAAGCATCGAATTTTCTTATAAATCCACTTTCAGCTGAAATTATAAGGGGCCCTTGGCCATCTTTGCTGCTGGAAAACagccaattttatttatttatttatttatttatttatttttgttttaattaatggccatgagctaaagttgccattagcatgcagctattaaaaaaacaaactactGCATGAGCACTTAAGGGGAaattctctatatggtgccttaaaactGCGCCATAAAACCACGCATTTAGCGtgtctataaactacacctaaagttaggcatagtttatagaatacgctcacctgaaaatttaggcacactcatttaggccacctaaaacctgGCCTAAATAcctatgcctaagttaggcgcagatcgagTGTACTCTATAATAGAGTGCATAGTTTTTTATTGGTGAAATGCACCTTTTAATCACAACTCCAGCGTATTTGTAAAGTGTGTGTGTTAGGTGGGAAGGGATTGCACTTACGTGGCACCCTTTTAGTTGTGCAAAATGCTTACTGATGGGGGAGAAGCTAGCAAAAGttctaaatattttttctttatttcagtgTGCCCCGGACAACACTCTCCCAACTCCTGTCATCTTGCAGAGGTAGgctcttggtagagcattccacactTTTTCTGTGTGCATTTGTTTTGGTGGCTGCTGGGTTGGGAATTTTGCTAGTCTGTCGCTTGTGAGATCTTGATCAGATTAATCCCTCTTAGAGGTATGTGTTTAGTTTGAGGGCAGTCTAGGACTGTGACCAGTGGCAGGCATTCAAATGAAAGGTCCCCAGAGTAAGGACAGTAACCCCAAGAAACCTGAGAGGCAACCAGGGGGCCCCTCTCCTTTGCAGGGACCCCCTGCGCTGTAGGGGCTGCATGGGAAGAATTTTGACTTCTGTATCACAATCAGCATGAATAGCAAATATTAAACCCATTATAAAGGGTATCTTCCTGTGATGGACAAAACAGTTGCCCAATTACTGACCCTGCTACACAAGCTTTCAGTTATAAAAACTATCCATTGTAAAAAGCATTATTCATCTTGCCTGATGATCTTTGATGGGATTATATTTCTGCCTGTCTGAGCTGTCATTCAGTATTCTGCATCTTTTGCAGGAACAGCAGTGCCAAAGAGCTGACCACCTTTGCTGCAGAGGCTATCGCAGTTAACCGGCAGCTGGCGCAGCACGAGGAAGACGAAGAGACAGGGAACCGACCAATCATCATCAAAGCTACCTCATGCTCCATGCGTCTGTCCCCACCTTCTGAGTCCAAGTTGGCAAAGCGGCGGCAGAGAACCAGTATGACAAAAGCAATGGCAGCCAGTCAGCAGCCAGCTGCGCCACTGGTCATCGTGGCAAACCATGTGTGATTCCTAGCCCACTTCTGCCCTCTTGTATATATCTGTATGTATAGTGATCCTCTTTTAAAGCGCTTTCTGCTTAGCAACAAGATCAGGAATTTTCTATTGGCTGGATTCCAAGATTTTGCTGATCTTAacaggatttgttttttttttttaaattacaatcttcccctttccttcctttaTGGTATTACAGACAAATGGAAGACCAGAgagatccctccctctccctgctcCATTGGACAGCACTTTCAGGATCTGAGAAGACAATGagcttaatgttttttttttcctacaccAAAAGGAtgctctcttaaaaaaaaaaaatagctgctgTAATCTAAGTTGCTTGATACTGTGAAAAACATTTTGGTCATATTTTCAACAAGGAAAAAATGTAgcgattttaaaaagaaaaaaaaaaaaagggcatactAGATGCCCTCTCTTGGGTATGGTTGGGGTATGTTTCTTTTAAATATTACAACTTCACAAAACAGAGCATCCTAACACAATTGAACCTTGCACATACGTGGGATGAGATGGTTTCCCCCACTATAGAAGGGTAATATAAGCTATATTGAAATCCCTCTGCTCATTTGGGGCTGGATTCCCTAAGCTCTCTTTCACATAATAAGAAACTCTAGTAGGTTGGGGGCACTAAGCCTTACTACTTGTTTTGTGCCTATGGTGTTCCTTTAGTGAGCAAGAGAGATCCAGAGCTTGCTACTCACAGATCACTGGAAGGGAATGTGGTTGAGCCTGATgcattgtgggatttgtagttgAGGACAGAGACAAATGGCCAGATTACAAGTCAACaagaaggtcttttactaagccacagtagcgattttgctcacggtagaaatcagctggaggtaaatgctgagacgccccaccgccaactgatttctaccgcaagctaaaaacactagtgtggctTGGTAAGACCCCCAAGTGCAGaactgtgctccccccccccccccccacaatactgCCTGCGCATTCACTACCTGCTTTTCCAGCAGCTTGCAGTATATCCCCCTCAAAAGTAATTTTCTAGAATATTATCTGACAATTTGGATACAAATACCGTGGCTCTTTCCTCCTGAGTGGAAGAGCAGGAATGTAAAATGGAAATTTAATAAAAGTATTTTGTCCTGAGGCCTGTTACGTGGTCCTCTGCCACCAGAATTAACTTTCCACCCTCTTGCCCTATGTTTTACAGGAAGCTAATGCTTACACCAAAAAAGGGCACTGTAACATCCATATGAAGGGCAAATTAACTTTTGTTTCCAGAATTGAAAATTAACATTTAGAAAGCACAGCACAGGGTAGGCCAGACCAAACTTTCCTTCTGAATATGTAGCTGTAACCGGTCTTGGTGGATGAACCTTGAAATGCAGAACCAAGTCGTATTTTTAAGTAGATATGTGGAATATAAttctatatttttttaatatctgtATATATCATTT is a window of Microcaecilia unicolor chromosome 11, aMicUni1.1, whole genome shotgun sequence DNA encoding:
- the MKNK2 gene encoding MAP kinase-interacting serine/threonine-protein kinase 2 isoform X1, whose product is MVQKKTEVKGFHRSFKGQILLNWWATMTLKHIIWGLSLILNALPVLICLPVNPLTSPMPKKGTRKRNAVVPLTVSQDGLKIIEKRPGHSRSRVFREVEMLYQCQGHRNILELIEFFEEEDKFYLVFEKMCGGSILNHIHRRRQFNEKEASIVVRDIASALDFLHNKGIAHRDLKPENILCESPGQISPVKICDFDLGSGIKLNSDCSPISTPELLTPCGSAEYMAPEVVEAFSEEATIYDKRCDLWSLGVIQYIMLSGYPPFVGHCGTDCGWDHGEACHTCQNMLFESIQEGKYEFPDKDWAHISFGAKDLISKLLVRDAKKRLSAAEVLQHPWVQGCAPDNTLPTPVILQRNSSAKELTTFAAEAIAVNRQLAQHEEDEETGNRPIIIKATSCSMRLSPPSESKLAKRRQRTSMTKAMAASQQPAAPLVIVANHV
- the MKNK2 gene encoding MAP kinase-interacting serine/threonine-protein kinase 2 isoform X2, with the translated sequence MPSSQPIDIPDAKKRNKKKKRCRATDSFSGRFEDMYALREEILGEGAHAKVQSCVNLITNKEYAVKIIEKRPGHSRSRVFREVEMLYQCQGHRNILELIEFFEEEDKFYLVFEKMCGGSILNHIHRRRQFNEKEASIVVRDIASALDFLHNKGIAHRDLKPENILCESPGQISPVKICDFDLGSGIKLNSDCSPISTPELLTPCGSAEYMAPEVVEAFSEEATIYDKRCDLWSLGVIQYIMLSGYPPFVGHCGTDCGWDHGEACHTCQNMLFESIQEGKYEFPDKDWAHISFGAKDLISKLLVRDAKKRLSAAEVLQHPWVQGCAPDNTLPTPVILQRNSSAKELTTFAAEAIAVNRQLAQHEEDEETGNRPIIIKATSCSMRLSPPSESKLAKRRQRTSMTKAMAASQQPAAPLVIVANHV